A single genomic interval of Candidatus Bathyarchaeota archaeon harbors:
- a CDS encoding GNAT family N-acetyltransferase, producing the protein MKGLKLRLFTSADLGSILEIEQCSFGLEAFSKETFLSLSQRFPELFIVAETNERIVGYMITCGFRHKGHVASIAVAPSCRHKRIGTALANFTFEKLKAYGAKYVELEVRITNREGLGFWKRLGFLPSKVVRRFYEDGEGALRMKKMLGEED; encoded by the coding sequence ATGAAAGGTCTTAAGTTAAGATTGTTTACCTCTGCTGATCTCGGTTCGATATTGGAGATAGAACAATGTTCTTTCGGCTTGGAAGCATTTTCAAAAGAGACCTTTTTGAGCTTGTCTCAGAGATTCCCTGAACTATTCATCGTCGCAGAGACAAACGAGCGGATTGTGGGCTACATGATTACCTGCGGCTTTCGTCATAAGGGACATGTGGCTTCAATTGCAGTTGCTCCTTCTTGTAGGCATAAGAGGATTGGTACCGCCCTTGCCAACTTCACTTTTGAGAAACTAAAAGCCTATGGGGCTAAGTATGTTGAACTAGAAGTTCGTATCACGAATCGTGAAGGGTTAGGTTTCTGGAAACGTTTAGGATTTCTCCCATCCAAGGTTGTAAGACGATTTTATGAAGATGGAGAAGGCGCGTTGAGAATGAAGAAGATGTTGGGAGAAGAGGACTGA
- a CDS encoding TIM barrel protein — MPDRPRFGTAGIPYWFKELKTPISELPRFLQEEELDALEYEAVRWGRKPQIKQEAAEKLGKNAEKHDIWLTIHGSYYINLLSNKETLEASKKRLIACAIAAQWMKAHTIVFHPGYYSQKQSHKEDLQNCIKTLREITQAMQSMNIKANLGPETSGKLAQLGSLEEIITMCENIEQTQPVIDWAHLHARQRGNLRTTNNFQQVIEKIENRLGTKVARNLHCHFSQVEYTFRGERRHHPLDAPGYGPKFGLLAEVIANLDLKPVIICETPLLDEDAKKMRDILHQKLQSLT; from the coding sequence ATGCCAGACAGACCAAGATTTGGCACTGCAGGAATCCCATACTGGTTTAAAGAATTAAAAACACCAATTAGCGAACTCCCTCGTTTTCTACAAGAGGAAGAACTGGATGCTCTAGAATACGAAGCTGTACGATGGGGAAGAAAACCCCAGATAAAACAAGAAGCAGCAGAAAAGCTAGGAAAAAACGCTGAAAAACACGACATCTGGCTGACAATCCATGGCTCCTACTACATAAACCTCCTCAGCAACAAAGAAACACTCGAAGCAAGCAAAAAACGCCTAATCGCCTGTGCCATCGCCGCTCAATGGATGAAAGCCCACACAATCGTCTTTCACCCAGGCTACTACAGCCAAAAGCAATCTCACAAAGAAGACCTGCAAAACTGCATAAAAACACTCAGAGAAATCACACAAGCCATGCAGTCAATGAATATAAAAGCAAACCTCGGACCCGAAACCTCAGGGAAACTCGCTCAGCTTGGAAGCCTAGAAGAAATCATAACCATGTGCGAAAATATAGAACAAACACAACCCGTTATCGACTGGGCACACCTCCATGCAAGGCAAAGGGGCAATCTTCGAACCACTAACAATTTCCAACAAGTAATCGAAAAAATCGAAAATCGCCTTGGCACCAAAGTAGCCAGAAACCTTCACTGCCACTTTTCACAAGTTGAATACACTTTCCGAGGAGAAAGACGCCACCATCCCTTGGACGCCCCGGGGTACGGACCAAAATTTGGGCTACTAGCAGAAGTTATAGCCAACCTTGACCTAAAACCAGTAATTATCTGTGAAACTCCACTTCTCGACGAAGACGCCAAAAAAATGCGCGACATCCTACACCAAAAACTGCAATCCCTCACTTAG
- a CDS encoding molybdopterin molybdotransferase MoeA — protein sequence MARLEGFQDLKPVKEALNEFFKVLQPKRLDTLLIPVEEAMGRVTAKSIIAERNLPPFDRSAMDGYALKAKDTFEASQFQPKTLRLVKKETVEKGEAKEIWTGNPFPKGADTVIMLEHTRKADGKIEVLISLTPGANVSKKGEDLKKGDPAVEDGVELKPHHLGLLAASGLKEIEVVRKPRAAILPTGNELVALGDKLEPNRIIEVNSIILSGMCTELGVKAFSLGIATDNENEIKDKVCEGLAKADMVITTGGTSVGIHDVVPKVIEQIERHSVVAHGIAMRPSMPTALAVVHGKPVIILSGNPVAAVVGFEVFARPLIQKLLGIRSDTRVKLKAKLTRRVAGILGRRVFLRVKVVGTDGKFLAEPIRVKGSSIITTMTKANGYVVIPEDREGLRENELVTVHLFDTIKEEVENV from the coding sequence TTGGCACGACTTGAGGGTTTCCAAGATCTCAAACCTGTCAAAGAAGCTTTGAACGAATTCTTTAAGGTGCTTCAACCAAAAAGACTAGACACCCTCCTTATTCCTGTAGAAGAAGCGATGGGACGAGTCACCGCCAAAAGCATCATCGCAGAGAGAAACTTGCCCCCTTTTGACCGCTCAGCAATGGATGGGTACGCGCTAAAAGCAAAGGACACTTTTGAAGCTTCACAATTCCAACCCAAAACTCTACGTCTCGTCAAAAAGGAAACTGTAGAAAAAGGAGAAGCAAAGGAAATATGGACAGGGAACCCCTTTCCGAAAGGTGCAGACACAGTTATAATGCTGGAACACACAAGAAAGGCAGATGGAAAAATTGAAGTTCTCATTTCTTTGACGCCCGGCGCGAATGTTTCCAAGAAAGGCGAAGACCTGAAAAAAGGCGACCCTGCGGTAGAGGACGGAGTAGAGCTAAAACCGCATCATCTGGGCTTGCTAGCCGCGTCAGGGTTAAAAGAAATTGAAGTTGTGAGAAAGCCGAGGGCCGCAATACTGCCAACGGGCAACGAACTTGTCGCATTGGGAGACAAGTTGGAGCCGAACCGAATTATTGAGGTTAACAGCATAATCTTATCAGGGATGTGCACTGAACTTGGGGTGAAGGCGTTCAGTCTCGGCATCGCAACCGACAACGAGAACGAGATTAAAGATAAAGTTTGTGAGGGCTTAGCGAAGGCAGACATGGTAATTACAACCGGCGGAACAAGCGTTGGCATTCATGATGTTGTCCCAAAAGTAATTGAACAAATAGAACGTCACAGCGTCGTTGCTCACGGGATAGCCATGCGCCCAAGCATGCCTACTGCACTTGCTGTTGTACATGGAAAGCCAGTGATAATCTTATCTGGAAATCCCGTGGCAGCAGTAGTAGGATTTGAAGTTTTTGCTCGTCCACTTATACAAAAACTACTAGGAATAAGGAGTGACACAAGAGTGAAGTTAAAAGCTAAACTGACGCGGAGAGTCGCGGGAATTTTAGGCCGACGTGTTTTCCTAAGAGTGAAAGTAGTAGGAACGGACGGTAAGTTTCTAGCCGAGCCGATTCGTGTTAAAGGCTCAAGTATCATAACAACGATGACGAAAGCAAATGGTTACGTTGTTATCCCTGAAGATAGAGAAGGCTTGAGAGAAAATGAACTAGTCACTGTCCATCTTTTCGATACCATAAAGGAGGAAGTAGAAAATGTTTAA
- a CDS encoding molybdopterin molybdotransferase MoeA — MFKKLISLDEAKKRIKEALCPKPIGIEEIPLLKAVGRVLAEDITSPIDVPPFRRSTVDGYAVKAEDTFNVNEEKPSVLRLKGSVTVGEISSLTVEKGSTLEIMTGAPLPANSDAVVMVENTTEKNGKIFVFKPAAKGENIMGIGSDIHRNETVLKCRNVLSSRELGVLAALGFTRVKVFKQPKVAIISTGAEIVEPGKPLPPGKIYDINTYTLTAAISESGGEPIGFGVVQDDEESLKATLRKAMNAADIVITSGGVSVGPKDFIPKIIDDFGKPGLVVHGVATKPGKPLAVAIVGNKPIFSLPGHPTSSLLMFHLLIRPILFKIAGKKMEPHITIKAVIREKLFSARGRRTFITVTLSRDDAGRWLASPVPTGQSGAITTLAKADGYVELKETQQFVEAGKEVKVFLFKTLEN; from the coding sequence ATGTTTAAGAAACTAATTAGCCTAGACGAAGCAAAGAAAAGAATCAAAGAAGCGCTTTGTCCAAAGCCTATTGGAATCGAAGAGATTCCTCTATTGAAAGCTGTTGGACGTGTATTAGCTGAAGATATTACTTCGCCTATCGACGTTCCGCCATTTCGTCGCTCAACAGTAGACGGATACGCAGTCAAAGCTGAAGACACGTTCAACGTTAATGAGGAAAAACCATCAGTGCTGAGATTGAAAGGAAGCGTCACTGTAGGCGAAATCTCGAGCTTAACTGTAGAAAAAGGCAGCACTTTAGAAATTATGACTGGTGCGCCGTTACCTGCTAATTCCGATGCAGTCGTCATGGTGGAAAACACCACAGAAAAAAACGGAAAAATATTTGTCTTCAAACCGGCGGCGAAGGGCGAAAACATAATGGGGATAGGTTCTGACATTCACAGAAATGAGACCGTACTAAAGTGTAGGAATGTCCTGTCCTCTCGCGAGTTAGGAGTATTAGCGGCATTAGGGTTTACACGCGTAAAGGTGTTTAAGCAACCTAAAGTTGCGATTATTTCCACAGGAGCGGAAATAGTTGAGCCTGGGAAGCCTTTGCCACCCGGAAAAATCTACGACATAAATACCTATACGTTAACCGCAGCAATCTCAGAAAGCGGTGGAGAACCAATTGGCTTTGGAGTTGTTCAAGACGATGAAGAATCGCTGAAAGCGACGCTAAGGAAGGCAATGAACGCAGCGGACATCGTTATAACCTCGGGAGGAGTTTCTGTTGGGCCAAAAGACTTTATCCCAAAAATTATAGATGACTTCGGGAAACCCGGGTTAGTGGTTCACGGCGTAGCCACTAAGCCTGGAAAGCCCCTTGCAGTCGCAATTGTCGGTAACAAGCCCATTTTTTCGCTTCCAGGCCATCCTACATCTTCGCTTCTGATGTTTCATCTGCTTATTCGACCAATACTTTTCAAGATTGCTGGAAAGAAGATGGAACCACATATCACCATAAAGGCAGTTATTAGAGAAAAGCTGTTTTCAGCGCGAGGGCGGCGAACTTTCATCACTGTTACTCTCTCTCGTGACGATGCTGGTCGATGGTTAGCTTCTCCAGTTCCAACCGGGCAGTCAGGCGCCATTACAACGTTGGCAAAGGCAGATGGATACGTGGAATTAAAGGAAACTCAACAATTTGTGGAGGCTGGAAAAGAAGTCAAAGTTTTCTTGTTCAAAACTTTGGAGAATTGA
- a CDS encoding ABC transporter substrate-binding protein, whose product MKGTKGKILSVTSRLTIILLLSMALLNMSNHSIFSVTAAKGPRTDDLIIRYYADVEQAYEALKAGEIDIVGCDIARYIDPVPTNPIDDNIWIASFGPENLENNNLQGKYVGTDDPYNGFGVPYWTGNFSLAYPFVSVNQINVTCLPSTPDNYTYTLTEGVDYIVHANENLVELLNPVDVPIVNEHWKDGVNNSLNGWPWIKYVASGIESVFVDMNNGTARFGRNCGYAQPPPCEWWFDPDFAWELEGWWALGYFLGSWNWPAGSEWWINYTAASYVTIDYNAEDAHPGKDLYIDAINDPNIVLAPVADQGFYQFDLNNNYTIAMYPGVRSPTNYTGFRQALAWLTDKEWVVDEICGGFAERIDQMIAAPYKGWGNASMWYPYYPYEYDPVVAAAALDAEGFLQGTTLNPYYDAAFPGSAEYIRTYPAGHSKAGQDLDPLEVVVRTDDSRTFNVGQLIASNMKKHGIPVHLTEGDFNSIYDKVFSQHDYHLYTGSHRVGRFPPKALHGLYHSDFAFPYGQNYVTGNGTHPYLDTLLEDCRYATSYEDAIAATKLALGYMTELAVTVPLWSSRSFWGWSNKLLGVVNMAGVGPVNGYTFMNAYRYDVVNGRPKPTGEPIRLGLCGAPTAMNIFYSSWYYDWQNLDRMNLYGGVDVPPYDLSADQDGFVTERLVGIWDDGGENKTKVTYTFRTDGYFVEPVTGNQLENVDATNAYVSIWFDFQLGDGWFYTDVEDVHHLNIIGSHTIEIYFNSYSYWNAYYATPPFKSFNLLGKGTLSNTSRAWSGSWTGPAGFLGLSHKVYWVVDISVGGVSLTRGSEWHIEREGPLGHADVWVNTTRTGTLVINYWSAEDAKGFTPGNLPWTDAFEGAGAWYATAFTSGIGGSLTLKKNPFYWMETPVLGEIDFVRKPNGELKVDIFDVMLVATAYGSQGIGIPDSNWLPGADLFPFGGFIDEFDVAVVMAARSSIPEYHNVTLVDVTSLQTQVTSGTLVPISVTVENQGDYTETFDVGVRANETEVATTEVTLSSGEGTTIILTWDTTGFKGSYTISAYAGPVDYERSLWDNILIDDTVTVEPVEYTIVVKAKGQEYDLAVESDTTLTQVIATRNTLRFKATGPEGRIVYINTTIPVELNTTEIKVFVDGTRLTYPPFPIITTNGTHYSVYFEITLSTREISIQHATPDAILENVSSSKTVIGQGTTSTFNVTVHNQGNFTKTFNVTVYADQNAILLGDEIIVDIQNVTLTAGTSTIVTFTWNTTGEAKGNYTISATADDSMVYGWVFVTLAGDVDGDRDVDIYDIVQMAGIYGVSKPDPLYDPNCDIDDDGDIDIFDIVAAANNYGESW is encoded by the coding sequence ATGAAAGGAACCAAAGGAAAAATTCTATCGGTTACGAGTAGATTGACCATTATTCTTCTACTTTCTATGGCTCTACTGAATATGTCTAATCATTCAATTTTTTCGGTAACAGCGGCGAAAGGACCTAGAACTGACGACCTCATCATTCGCTACTATGCTGATGTGGAGCAAGCCTACGAGGCATTAAAAGCTGGAGAGATTGACATCGTTGGATGTGACATTGCACGTTACATAGATCCGGTTCCCACTAACCCAATTGATGATAACATATGGATAGCTAGTTTTGGACCAGAAAACCTAGAAAACAACAATTTACAAGGTAAATATGTCGGAACAGACGATCCATACAACGGGTTCGGCGTCCCTTACTGGACAGGCAACTTCTCTCTAGCTTACCCATTTGTCTCAGTGAACCAAATCAACGTGACTTGCCTACCTTCCACGCCGGACAATTACACCTACACCCTTACTGAAGGTGTGGATTACATTGTCCACGCTAACGAAAATCTGGTAGAGCTGCTTAATCCGGTGGACGTGCCAATAGTCAACGAACACTGGAAAGACGGCGTCAACAACTCCCTAAATGGATGGCCATGGATCAAATATGTTGCTAGTGGTATCGAAAGCGTTTTCGTGGACATGAACAATGGAACAGCCCGCTTTGGTCGCAACTGTGGCTACGCTCAGCCACCGCCGTGCGAGTGGTGGTTTGATCCTGACTTTGCATGGGAGCTTGAAGGCTGGTGGGCTTTGGGCTACTTCCTAGGCTCTTGGAACTGGCCTGCAGGTTCTGAATGGTGGATAAACTACACCGCTGCATCTTATGTCACAATAGACTATAACGCTGAGGATGCGCACCCTGGAAAAGACTTGTATATCGATGCCATAAATGATCCAAACATTGTGTTGGCTCCAGTCGCTGACCAAGGATTCTATCAATTCGACCTTAACAACAACTATACTATCGCTATGTACCCAGGGGTACGTTCACCTACAAACTACACAGGCTTTAGGCAAGCCTTAGCATGGTTGACCGACAAGGAATGGGTTGTAGACGAGATTTGTGGTGGATTCGCTGAAAGAATTGACCAGATGATTGCAGCGCCATACAAGGGTTGGGGAAACGCGTCGATGTGGTATCCCTACTATCCGTACGAGTATGACCCTGTTGTAGCGGCTGCCGCTTTGGATGCAGAGGGATTCCTACAGGGCACGACGCTGAACCCATACTACGACGCTGCTTTTCCAGGCTCAGCCGAGTACATTCGAACCTATCCAGCTGGTCATTCTAAGGCTGGACAAGACTTGGATCCATTAGAAGTTGTAGTGAGGACCGACGACTCCAGAACATTCAATGTCGGTCAGCTGATTGCCAGCAACATGAAGAAACATGGTATACCCGTGCACCTAACAGAAGGTGACTTCAACAGCATATACGACAAGGTGTTCAGTCAACACGACTACCACCTTTACACCGGCTCACATAGAGTGGGAAGGTTCCCACCAAAAGCTCTTCACGGTCTATACCACTCCGACTTCGCGTTTCCCTACGGACAGAACTACGTGACGGGCAATGGCACTCATCCTTACCTCGACACACTTCTTGAAGATTGCAGATATGCCACCAGCTATGAAGATGCCATTGCCGCCACAAAGCTTGCCCTTGGCTACATGACTGAACTAGCTGTGACTGTTCCGTTATGGAGCAGCCGTTCCTTCTGGGGTTGGAGTAACAAGCTGTTAGGCGTCGTCAACATGGCAGGTGTCGGCCCAGTAAACGGCTATACTTTCATGAACGCCTACCGCTACGACGTAGTCAACGGCAGACCTAAGCCTACTGGTGAACCCATCAGATTGGGACTCTGCGGTGCACCTACAGCCATGAACATATTTTACTCAAGCTGGTACTACGACTGGCAAAACCTTGACAGGATGAACCTGTACGGCGGCGTCGATGTACCCCCATATGACCTTTCAGCCGACCAAGACGGCTTCGTCACGGAGCGGCTTGTTGGTATATGGGATGATGGCGGCGAGAACAAGACAAAAGTCACATACACGTTTAGAACCGATGGTTATTTCGTGGAACCCGTGACTGGTAACCAGCTAGAAAATGTTGACGCAACTAACGCTTATGTCAGCATCTGGTTCGACTTCCAACTTGGAGACGGCTGGTTCTATACAGACGTTGAAGACGTTCACCACCTCAACATTATTGGCTCCCATACTATTGAAATCTATTTCAACTCCTACAGCTATTGGAACGCTTACTACGCTACCCCACCCTTCAAGTCATTTAACCTGCTTGGAAAGGGTACTTTGAGCAACACAAGCCGTGCTTGGAGCGGGAGCTGGACTGGCCCCGCTGGTTTTCTGGGTCTAAGCCACAAAGTATACTGGGTTGTCGATATATCCGTCGGCGGCGTGTCGCTAACTCGAGGCTCAGAATGGCATATAGAACGCGAAGGTCCTCTGGGACATGCTGATGTATGGGTGAATACAACTCGCACTGGAACTCTTGTCATAAACTACTGGAGCGCGGAAGATGCAAAAGGATTTACACCTGGCAACTTACCATGGACGGACGCTTTCGAAGGAGCTGGCGCGTGGTATGCAACTGCATTCACAAGTGGAATAGGTGGCAGCTTGACACTGAAGAAAAACCCATTCTACTGGATGGAAACTCCAGTACTGGGCGAGATTGACTTTGTCAGAAAGCCTAATGGTGAGCTCAAGGTCGATATATTCGATGTCATGTTGGTAGCGACTGCTTACGGCAGCCAGGGAATAGGAATTCCTGACTCTAACTGGTTGCCGGGAGCTGATTTGTTCCCTTTTGGCGGTTTCATTGACGAATTTGACGTCGCCGTAGTGATGGCCGCAAGATCATCGATCCCTGAGTATCACAATGTCACTCTCGTCGATGTCACGTCTCTCCAAACACAGGTAACATCAGGGACACTAGTGCCCATTAGCGTAACCGTAGAAAACCAAGGAGACTACACTGAGACCTTTGATGTTGGCGTTCGCGCTAACGAGACTGAAGTAGCCACGACTGAAGTCACATTGTCAAGTGGAGAAGGCACTACCATAATCCTAACGTGGGATACAACAGGATTCAAAGGAAGCTACACCATAAGCGCATATGCAGGCCCCGTTGATTACGAAAGAAGCCTGTGGGACAACATTTTGATAGATGACACAGTTACAGTAGAGCCCGTCGAATACACGATCGTCGTTAAAGCAAAAGGCCAAGAGTACGACCTAGCTGTAGAGAGCGACACCACTCTTACTCAAGTCATAGCTACCCGGAACACCTTGCGATTCAAGGCTACAGGGCCCGAAGGGCGAATAGTATATATCAACACCACCATTCCAGTAGAGCTAAACACAACAGAAATCAAAGTATTCGTCGATGGTACTAGGCTTACTTATCCACCATTCCCCATCATCACCACCAATGGTACTCACTACTCTGTCTACTTTGAAATCACCCTAAGCACGCGTGAAATAAGTATCCAACATGCAACCCCTGACGCGATATTAGAAAATGTCTCATCCTCAAAAACTGTTATAGGGCAAGGAACCACGTCAACTTTTAACGTGACAGTTCACAACCAAGGCAACTTCACCAAAACCTTCAACGTCACCGTTTACGCTGATCAGAATGCAATTCTCCTCGGAGACGAAATAATCGTAGACATACAGAATGTAACTCTAACAGCCGGAACCTCCACGATTGTCACCTTCACGTGGAACACTACAGGCGAGGCAAAAGGCAACTACACCATAAGCGCCACGGCAGACGACTCGATGGTCTACGGCTGGGTCTTCGTAACCCTAGCAGGTGATGTTGATGGAGACCGCGACGTAGATATCTATGACATTGTTCAAATGGCTGGCATTTATGGCGTCTCAAAGCCAGATCCGCTGTATGATCCCAACTGTGACATAGATGATGATGGAGACATAGACATATTCGACATAGTAGCTGCAGCGAACAACTATGGAGAAAGCTGGTAA
- the speB gene encoding agmatinase: MSNFELYVSHSPIFSGCQTPFEQADYIVVGVPFDVTSTYRTGARFAPLAIREASLNIETYSFRSNLDAEDLRINDLGDLHISNNVEKTLKRLEDTVRDLVESKKTPILIGGEHTLTLGAMRGVSGRNTAVISLDAHLDLRDKYMDLTTSHTTFMRRLNEQVKPDKIVEVGTRAVCKEELSYARDAGIQYFTTKQIWENGLETTVKAIKKAVENCKRTYLTIDMDVLDPAFAPAVQNPEPDGLSIHALLDLICSFCDSCTVGIDLVEVTPPYDNGVTAIQAAKILFEALCQTERARKR; this comes from the coding sequence ATGAGTAACTTCGAACTTTACGTTTCACACTCTCCCATCTTCAGTGGATGCCAAACACCATTTGAGCAAGCTGATTACATAGTCGTCGGTGTTCCATTTGACGTAACCAGCACGTACAGAACAGGCGCAAGGTTCGCACCTCTCGCCATACGAGAAGCATCACTAAATATCGAAACCTACAGCTTCCGCTCAAACCTTGACGCAGAAGACTTGAGGATCAACGACTTGGGCGACCTCCACATCAGCAACAATGTAGAAAAAACCTTGAAACGCCTCGAAGACACCGTAAGAGATTTGGTAGAATCCAAGAAAACGCCTATACTCATTGGTGGAGAGCACACCCTCACCTTAGGCGCAATGCGCGGTGTAAGTGGCAGAAACACAGCGGTGATAAGCCTTGACGCCCATTTAGATCTACGCGACAAGTATATGGACTTAACCACAAGTCACACAACCTTTATGCGAAGGCTCAACGAACAGGTAAAACCAGACAAGATTGTAGAAGTGGGCACGAGAGCTGTCTGTAAAGAAGAATTGAGTTACGCAAGGGACGCTGGAATACAATACTTTACAACGAAACAGATATGGGAAAACGGGTTGGAAACAACGGTCAAAGCCATAAAAAAAGCTGTGGAAAACTGTAAAAGAACCTATTTGACAATAGACATGGACGTGCTTGACCCCGCCTTTGCACCAGCAGTGCAAAACCCAGAGCCAGATGGACTATCTATCCACGCTCTCTTAGACCTCATTTGCAGCTTCTGCGACAGCTGTACAGTTGGTATAGATTTGGTAGAAGTGACACCGCCTTACGATAATGGGGTTACAGCAATTCAAGCCGCGAAAATACTTTTTGAAGCCCTCTGCCAAACTGAAAGAGCACGGAAACGCTAA
- a CDS encoding methyltransferase domain-containing protein, whose protein sequence is MKLLRDAWALAVEALCWVELRRSSGRLALTKASKQLGVQDQSVIGLAHKLVLETVRRQNFIDQMINTILKPNSINDFPLGVRAFLRLYAYEIKIKGSASYEKAANIAKVGRSILGWRRLKSAEEVLGPLLSLEPKEVLKGLNDAEKVSLQTFQPYWFVKYCFKLFGRHEALRYFESTISSTPIYIRVNTLKMPDEEELLKKIGAEGITLERVQGLLHTYKVVKKKKPLVRTASFSDGLFYIQDKASCLAAEVAAPEAGMTLLDVCAAPGAKTTYLAQLMENQGMIYSVDYSKRRMKVWERGIKRMGVKNAQPAVWDACNPLPIHDVKADLVVLDPPCTSTGAFSRTPSAKWRLSKRSIKNMAAIQWKMLNNCANLVKEGGSLVYSTCSITVEENEILIERFLKLNPEFTLAETKPRIGLPGLRGQTSSQRLYPHIHECNGFFIAKLAKYG, encoded by the coding sequence GTGAAGTTGCTGCGTGATGCTTGGGCATTAGCTGTTGAAGCCTTATGCTGGGTTGAATTAAGAAGGTCAAGTGGAAGACTCGCACTAACCAAGGCGTCAAAACAGCTAGGTGTTCAAGATCAAAGCGTAATAGGTCTAGCGCACAAACTGGTGCTTGAAACTGTTAGAAGACAAAACTTTATCGATCAAATGATCAACACCATCTTAAAACCAAACTCCATTAACGATTTTCCTCTTGGCGTCCGTGCCTTTTTGCGTCTCTACGCATACGAAATAAAAATTAAAGGAAGTGCCAGTTACGAAAAAGCAGCAAACATAGCTAAGGTCGGTCGTTCTATTCTAGGGTGGCGAAGGCTAAAGAGCGCTGAGGAGGTTTTGGGCCCCTTGCTTAGTTTGGAGCCAAAAGAGGTTTTGAAAGGCTTAAACGATGCGGAAAAGGTGTCTCTGCAAACATTTCAGCCGTATTGGTTTGTGAAATACTGTTTCAAATTGTTTGGTCGCCACGAAGCATTGCGATATTTCGAGAGCACAATTTCGAGCACGCCCATCTACATTCGTGTCAACACTCTAAAGATGCCGGACGAAGAAGAGTTGCTGAAAAAAATAGGTGCCGAAGGAATAACTCTAGAAAGAGTGCAGGGATTGCTACACACGTATAAGGTTGTTAAGAAGAAAAAGCCTCTAGTGAGAACCGCCAGCTTTAGCGACGGTCTATTCTATATTCAAGACAAGGCAAGTTGCCTGGCTGCAGAGGTGGCTGCCCCCGAAGCTGGTATGACCTTGTTGGATGTCTGTGCTGCACCTGGCGCAAAAACCACATATCTAGCTCAGTTAATGGAAAATCAAGGCATGATTTACTCAGTAGATTATTCCAAGCGGAGAATGAAAGTTTGGGAGCGTGGAATCAAGAGGATGGGAGTAAAGAACGCCCAGCCCGCTGTTTGGGATGCGTGTAATCCCTTGCCTATCCACGATGTTAAGGCTGACCTTGTTGTTTTGGATCCGCCTTGTACCAGCACTGGAGCGTTCAGTCGGACACCCTCGGCTAAGTGGCGGCTTTCTAAACGGTCAATAAAGAATATGGCGGCAATTCAGTGGAAAATGCTAAACAATTGCGCTAATCTCGTGAAGGAAGGCGGTAGCCTAGTCTACTCAACGTGCAGCATAACTGTTGAAGAAAACGAGATTTTGATTGAGCGATTTTTAAAGTTGAACCCCGAGTTCACGCTGGCAGAAACCAAACCTCGAATAGGATTACCAGGACTTCGAGGTCAAACCAGTAGCCAACGCCTGTATCCACATATTCATGAATGTAATGGTTTTTTCATCGCAAAACTTGCAAAATACGGTTAG